A region from the Manihot esculenta cultivar AM560-2 chromosome 13, M.esculenta_v8, whole genome shotgun sequence genome encodes:
- the LOC110630354 gene encoding probable mannitol dehydrogenase isoform X1, translating to MVAKLPEEEHPKAAFGWAARDQSGVLSPFKFSRRATGEKDVSFKVLYCGMCHSDLHMVKNEWANSIYPLVPGHEIVGVVTEVGSKVEKFKVGDKVGVGCLVGSCHSCDNCTNNLENYCPQLILTYGAKYYDGTITYGGYSDTMVADEHFIVRIPDNMPLDATAPLLCAGITVYSPLKYYGLDKPGTHVGVVGLGGLGHMAVKFAKAMGAKVTVISTSPNKKQQAIECLGADSFLVSHDQDQMKVAMGTMDGIIDTVSAMHPFVPLLGLLKSHGKLILVGAPEKPLELPAFSLLMGRKMVGGSCIGGMKETQEMIDFAAKHSIKSDIEVIPLEYVNTAMERMLKADVRYRFVIDIGNTVNSSH from the exons ATGGTAGCCAAATTGCCAGAAGAAGAGCATCCCAAGGCGGCATTCGGATGGGCTGCTAGAGACCAATCTGGTGTTCTCTCTCCCTTCAAGTTCTCCAGGAG AGCAACAGGAGAGAAAGACGTTTCGTTTAAAGTCCTATATTGTGGGATGTGCCACTCAGATCTTCACATGGTCAAGAATGAATGGGCCAATTCCATTTACCCTCTTGTTCCTGG GCATGAGATTGTGGGAGTGGTGACAGAAGTGGGGAGCAAGGTGGAAAAATTCAAGGTGGGAGACAAAGTGGGTGTGGGCTGCCTGGTGGGATCATGCCATTCCTGCGATAATTGCACAAATAATCTTGAAAATTATTGCCCACAACTGATTCTTACCTATGGTGCCAAGTACTATGACGGAACTATCACATACGGCGGCTATTCCGATACCATGGTTGCCGATGAGCACTTCATTGTTCGTATCCCAGATAACATGCCTCTTGATGCAACTGCTCCTCTCCTTTGCGCTGGGATTACAGTATATAGCCCCTTGAAATATTATGGGCTCGACAAACCTGGCACGCATGTAGGCGTAGTTGGCCTTGGTGGGCTTGGTCACATGGCAGTGAAATTTGCCAAAGCTATGGGAGCTAAGGTCACTGTGATCAGCACCTCACCCAACAAGAAGCAGCAGGCTATTGAGTGTCTTGGTGCTGATTCATTTTTGGTCAGTCATGACCAAGATCAAATGAAG GTTGCAATGGGGACAATGGATGGAATAATTGATACAGTATCTGCAATGCACCCTTTTGTTCCATTGCTTGGTCTATTGAAGTCACATGGAAAGCTGATTTTGGTTGGAGCCCCAGAGAAACCACTTGAGCTCCCAGCTTTTTCCTTGTTAATGG GAAGGAAGATGGTGGGTGGTAGTTGTATTGGAGGAATGAAAGAGACGCAAGAAATGATTGATTTTGCAGCCAAACACAGCATTAAGTCTGATATTGAAGTGATTCCATTGGAGTACGTAAACACTGCAATGGAGCGCATGCTAAAAGCTGATGTTAGATACCGATTTGTGATTGACATTGGCAATACAGTCAATTCTAgccattaa
- the LOC110630354 gene encoding probable mannitol dehydrogenase isoform X2 has protein sequence MVAKLPEEEHPKAAFGWAARDQSGVLSPFKFSRRATGEKDVSFKVLYCGMCHSDLHMVKNEWANSIYPLVPGHEIVGVVTEVGSKVEKFKVGDKVGVGCLVGSCHSCDNCTNNLENYCPQLILTYGAKYYDGTITYGGYSDTMVADEHFIVRIPDNMPLDATAPLLCAGITVYSPLKYYGLDKPGTHVGVVGLGGLGHMAVKFAKAMGAKVTVISTSPNKKQQAIECLGADSFLVSHDQDQMKEGRWWVVVVLEE, from the exons ATGGTAGCCAAATTGCCAGAAGAAGAGCATCCCAAGGCGGCATTCGGATGGGCTGCTAGAGACCAATCTGGTGTTCTCTCTCCCTTCAAGTTCTCCAGGAG AGCAACAGGAGAGAAAGACGTTTCGTTTAAAGTCCTATATTGTGGGATGTGCCACTCAGATCTTCACATGGTCAAGAATGAATGGGCCAATTCCATTTACCCTCTTGTTCCTGG GCATGAGATTGTGGGAGTGGTGACAGAAGTGGGGAGCAAGGTGGAAAAATTCAAGGTGGGAGACAAAGTGGGTGTGGGCTGCCTGGTGGGATCATGCCATTCCTGCGATAATTGCACAAATAATCTTGAAAATTATTGCCCACAACTGATTCTTACCTATGGTGCCAAGTACTATGACGGAACTATCACATACGGCGGCTATTCCGATACCATGGTTGCCGATGAGCACTTCATTGTTCGTATCCCAGATAACATGCCTCTTGATGCAACTGCTCCTCTCCTTTGCGCTGGGATTACAGTATATAGCCCCTTGAAATATTATGGGCTCGACAAACCTGGCACGCATGTAGGCGTAGTTGGCCTTGGTGGGCTTGGTCACATGGCAGTGAAATTTGCCAAAGCTATGGGAGCTAAGGTCACTGTGATCAGCACCTCACCCAACAAGAAGCAGCAGGCTATTGAGTGTCTTGGTGCTGATTCATTTTTGGTCAGTCATGACCAAGATCAAATGAAG GAAGGAAGATGGTGGGTGGTAGTTGTATTGGAGGAATGA